A stretch of the Portunus trituberculatus isolate SZX2019 chromosome 11, ASM1759143v1, whole genome shotgun sequence genome encodes the following:
- the LOC123502387 gene encoding uncharacterized protein LOC123502387, giving the protein MTADTEDSTNQELVIRSRDCSDPVRPAPSGKDSLASHCAYIDRCRCYRYSEGHCLALGLHCRPANTRVAVAATGTEGLRLAAAWQTPATPPPLTPPPQSRDSASHSRHPPIQRLLPLPPHYGGVTVLGSVVTTE; this is encoded by the coding sequence gagttggtGATCCGAAGCCGTGACTGCAGCGATCCCGTGCGTCCTGCACCATCAGGGAAGGACTCTCTGGCTTCGCACTGCGCCTACATTGACCGTTGCCGCTGCTACCGCTACTCGGAGGGGCACTGCCTCGCATTGGGCCTTCACTGCCGTCCCGCTAATACACGTGTCGCCGTCGCAGCTACTGGCACTGAGGGACTTCGCCTCGCAGCGGCCTGGCAAacacctgctacaccaccaccactaactccacCACCGCAGTCCAGAGATTCAGCTTCGCATAGCAGACATCCTCCTATTCAACgcttgctgccactaccacctcatTATGGTGGTGTCACTGTACTTGGATCTGTTGTCACTACTGAATAA